One Rhodoferax ferrireducens T118 DNA segment encodes these proteins:
- the narI gene encoding respiratory nitrate reductase subunit gamma: MNTLNHFLFGIYPYICLVVFLLGSLIRFDRDQYTWKSDSSQMLKAGQLRWGSNLFHIGVLFLFFGHFAGLLTPHFVYERFVSAGDKQLMAMISGGIAGLIGFAGVSILLHRRLAEPRIRINSKTSDIVLLILLWLQFALGLATVPLSAQHLDGSLMMRLAAWAQYIVTFQPGAVDLLAEAGWIFKMHMFLGMSIFLIFPFTRLVHVWSGFGTVTYLMRPYQVVRARRLNVPAGQNQPRQPGAGV, translated from the coding sequence ATGAACACCCTTAACCACTTCTTGTTCGGCATCTACCCCTACATCTGCCTGGTCGTTTTTTTGCTGGGCAGCCTGATCCGCTTTGACCGGGATCAGTACACCTGGAAGAGCGATTCATCGCAGATGCTCAAAGCCGGACAGCTGCGATGGGGAAGCAACCTGTTTCATATCGGTGTGTTGTTTCTGTTTTTCGGCCATTTCGCCGGCCTGCTCACGCCGCACTTTGTCTATGAGCGTTTCGTCAGTGCGGGTGACAAACAATTGATGGCCATGATCAGTGGCGGTATCGCAGGGCTGATAGGGTTTGCCGGTGTCAGCATCCTGCTGCACCGCCGCCTGGCCGAGCCCCGCATTCGCATCAACTCCAAAACCAGTGACATCGTGCTGCTCATCCTGCTCTGGCTCCAGTTCGCGCTCGGCCTGGCGACCGTGCCCTTGTCGGCTCAGCATCTGGACGGCAGTCTGATGATGAGGCTGGCAGCCTGGGCACAGTACATCGTGACGTTCCAGCCGGGCGCAGTTGACTTGCTGGCCGAGGCGGGCTGGATTTTCAAGATGCACATGTTTCTGGGCATGAGCATTTTCCTGATCTTTCCGTTTACCCGGCTGGTCCACGTCTGGAGCGGTTTTGGTACGGTCACGTATTTGATGCGTCCCTACCAGGTGGTACGCGCCCGTCGCTTGAACGTGCCGGCCGGTCAGAACCAACCCCGCCAACCCGGCGCGGGCGTGTAA
- the narJ gene encoding nitrate reductase molybdenum cofactor assembly chaperone: MALKSASITLRVLARLLSYPNAALKSDLADMQSAVHAEQALGKDRLAEIDALTKHLAHSDTLELEGEFVELFDRGHATSLHLFEHVHGDSRERGPAMIDLVQTYEKAGLFLGPDEMPDYLPVVLEFVSTQPPKEARAFLGEMAHIFNAIFNALQERQSAYASVLGALLELSGEKASPVKVIPDEALDAAWEEPVVFDGCSSKGQAKPGQAQAIHFVKPDAAKTSARATATAGATR; this comes from the coding sequence ATGGCACTCAAAAGCGCTTCTATCACCCTGCGCGTGCTGGCACGCCTGCTGTCCTACCCCAACGCCGCACTCAAAAGCGACCTGGCTGACATGCAGAGCGCTGTTCACGCCGAGCAGGCCCTGGGCAAGGATCGACTGGCTGAGATCGACGCACTCACCAAGCACCTGGCGCACAGTGACACGCTGGAACTTGAGGGCGAGTTCGTCGAACTGTTTGACCGGGGTCACGCCACCTCACTGCACCTGTTCGAGCATGTGCATGGCGACTCGCGCGAGCGCGGCCCGGCCATGATTGACCTGGTGCAGACCTACGAAAAAGCGGGTTTGTTTCTGGGGCCAGATGAAATGCCGGACTACTTGCCGGTGGTGCTTGAATTTGTGTCCACCCAACCGCCCAAAGAAGCCCGCGCTTTTCTGGGTGAGATGGCGCACATTTTCAACGCCATCTTCAATGCCTTGCAGGAGCGCCAAAGCGCTTATGCCAGTGTTTTGGGTGCCTTGCTGGAACTCAGCGGCGAGAAAGCATCACCGGTCAAGGTCATCCCTGACGAGGCACTCGATGCGGCTTGGGAAGAGCCGGTGGTGTTTGATGGCTGCTCCTCCAAAGGGCAAGCCAAACCCGGCCAGGCCCAAGCCATTCACTTTGTCAAACCCGATGCGGCGAAAACCTCCGCGCGAGCTACCGCAACTGCTGGAGCCACACGATGA
- a CDS encoding peptidylprolyl isomerase translates to MPSQPEIARINGLALHAADEVLSADELRQRACSELLRQAAIAKCLLPASDTLSTDGVLSEDASSAIEALLEQSLAIPEPSEEACRRHHAAHIALYSTGERIEVRHILFAVTQGVDVVALRNRAETTLLDVRCHDGTGAEDRFAKAASTLSNCPSGAQGGHLGWLVAADCAPEFAKELFGHTEVGVLPRLVHSRFGLHVVEVLAREPGAEQPFEAVRGAVAMSLRQKTYVTALRQYLQLLAGQADIAGVDLEASETALVQ, encoded by the coding sequence ATGCCATCTCAACCAGAAATTGCGCGCATCAACGGTTTGGCACTGCACGCGGCAGACGAAGTACTGTCCGCCGACGAGCTGCGCCAACGTGCCTGTTCCGAACTGTTGCGCCAAGCCGCTATTGCCAAATGCTTGCTCCCCGCCAGCGACACCTTGTCCACCGACGGCGTATTGAGCGAAGACGCCAGCAGCGCGATTGAAGCCTTGCTGGAGCAAAGCTTGGCCATTCCGGAGCCCTCAGAGGAGGCGTGCAGGCGCCACCACGCCGCGCACATTGCCCTCTACAGCACCGGCGAGCGGATCGAAGTACGGCACATTCTGTTCGCCGTGACACAAGGCGTTGATGTGGTGGCTTTGCGCAATCGCGCCGAGACCACCCTGCTCGACGTGCGCTGCCATGACGGAACCGGTGCTGAGGACAGATTTGCCAAAGCAGCCAGCACCCTGTCCAACTGCCCGAGCGGGGCACAGGGTGGCCACCTGGGCTGGCTGGTCGCCGCGGACTGTGCCCCCGAGTTCGCCAAGGAGCTCTTTGGCCACACTGAGGTCGGTGTACTGCCGCGTCTGGTGCACAGCCGCTTTGGTTTACATGTGGTTGAAGTGCTGGCGCGCGAGCCCGGGGCTGAACAGCCGTTTGAGGCCGTCAGAGGAGCTGTCGCGATGTCACTGCGGCAAAAAACTTACGTGACCGCCTTGCGTCAATATTTGCAGCTGTTGGCCGGCCAGGCGGACATCGCTGGGGTCGACCTGGAGGCGTCGGAGACAGCCCTGGTTCAGTGA
- the narH gene encoding nitrate reductase subunit beta, translating into MKIRAQIGMVLNLDKCIGCHTCSVTCKNVWTSRPGMEYAWFNNVETKPGIGYPKEWENQDKWNGGWHRLASGKIEPRQGAKWKLLMRIFANPNLPEIDDYYEPFTFDYEHLQSAPESKAVPTARPRSLITGQRMEKIEWGPNWEEILGGEFSKRSKDKNFDDIQKDIYGQFENTFMMYLPRLCEHCLNPACVASCPSGSIYKREEDGIVLIDQDKCRGWRMCVSGCPYKKIYYNWKSGKAEKCIFCYPRIEAGQPTVCSETCVGRIRYLGVLLYDADRIQEAASVEHDRDLYQAQLDIFLDPNDPKVIEQARADGIPDNWMIAARKSPVYKMAVDWKVALPLHPEYRTLPMVWYVPPLSPISAAANAGHIGTNGEIPDVKQLRIPVKYLANLLTAGDTQPVERALERMLAMRAYQREKHVDGRINTAALDQVHMTQAEVEEMYHVMAIANYEDRFVIPSTHREYAENTFDVRGGCGFSFGNGCSDGASEVSLFGGPKRRTIPIKAGV; encoded by the coding sequence ATGAAAATACGCGCACAAATTGGCATGGTGCTGAACCTGGACAAGTGCATCGGTTGCCACACCTGTTCCGTCACCTGCAAAAACGTCTGGACCAGCCGCCCTGGCATGGAATACGCCTGGTTCAACAACGTCGAGACCAAACCCGGCATTGGCTACCCCAAGGAGTGGGAAAACCAGGACAAATGGAATGGGGGCTGGCATCGATTAGCCAGTGGCAAGATCGAGCCGCGCCAGGGAGCCAAGTGGAAATTGCTGATGCGCATCTTCGCCAACCCGAACCTGCCCGAAATCGATGACTATTACGAGCCTTTCACCTTTGACTACGAACACTTGCAGTCGGCACCTGAATCCAAGGCGGTACCGACAGCGCGCCCGCGCAGCCTGATCACCGGCCAGCGGATGGAGAAAATCGAATGGGGCCCGAACTGGGAAGAAATTCTGGGCGGCGAATTCTCCAAACGCAGCAAGGACAAGAACTTCGACGATATCCAGAAGGACATCTACGGGCAGTTTGAAAACACCTTCATGATGTACCTGCCAAGGCTGTGTGAGCACTGCCTGAATCCGGCCTGCGTGGCGAGCTGCCCCTCAGGCTCGATCTACAAGCGCGAGGAAGACGGCATTGTGCTGATTGACCAGGACAAATGCCGTGGCTGGCGCATGTGCGTCTCGGGCTGCCCCTACAAGAAGATTTACTACAACTGGAAGAGTGGCAAGGCAGAGAAGTGCATCTTCTGCTACCCGCGTATTGAAGCCGGTCAGCCGACCGTGTGTTCGGAAACCTGCGTCGGCCGTATTCGTTACCTTGGCGTGCTGCTGTACGATGCCGACCGGATTCAGGAAGCCGCCAGCGTCGAACATGATCGCGATCTGTACCAGGCCCAGTTGGACATCTTCCTTGATCCCAACGACCCCAAGGTGATCGAACAGGCTAGAGCCGACGGCATTCCCGACAATTGGATGATTGCGGCACGCAAGAGCCCGGTGTACAAGATGGCCGTTGACTGGAAAGTCGCCCTGCCGCTGCATCCCGAGTACCGCACGCTGCCGATGGTCTGGTATGTGCCACCGCTGTCACCCATCAGTGCCGCCGCCAATGCCGGTCACATCGGCACCAACGGTGAAATTCCGGACGTGAAACAACTGCGCATCCCGGTCAAGTATTTGGCCAATCTGCTGACCGCTGGCGACACCCAACCGGTCGAGCGCGCACTGGAGCGCATGCTCGCCATGCGGGCGTACCAGCGTGAAAAACATGTCGATGGCCGCATCAATACGGCGGCTCTGGATCAGGTCCACATGACCCAGGCCGAGGTCGAAGAGATGTACCACGTGATGGCGATTGCCAATTACGAGGATCGTTTTGTGATCCCGAGCACGCACCGCGAGTATGCAGAGAACACCTTCGATGTGCGCGGCGGCTGCGGCTTCTCGTTTGGCAATGGCTGCTCGGATGGCGCCAGCGAAGTGAGTCTGTTTGGCGGCCCCAAGCGCCGCACCATTCCAATCAAGGCGGGAGTCTGA